AGCTGCCCGTCGCGGGGTCGTAAATCCGGGTGGAGGCGGCGCTCAGATCGCCGGATCGGAATGGCGTGCTCGGGATCGTCAACGTGCCTATAGCCGCCGGCTCGCGATCTCGCAGACCCTGATAATCGGCAAAGAAGAAAGTTTTGTTCTTCCGAATCGGGCCCGAGAAAGTAGCGCCGAACAGGTTGTAAACAAGCGGCGGTTTACTCACGGCAAAGAAGTTCTTCGCCCCCAGCGCAGCAACTTTGTTGAAAGCAAATGCGCTGCCGTGCCAATTGTTCGTCCCGGATCGGAGTATGACGTTCGTGACCGCGCCGGTAACGCGCCCAAATTCCGCGTCGTAGTTGCTGGTCGTGACGTCAACCGTCTGGATGGCCTCAACGGACGGGACGACTACGGTCAGGTTCCCGTTATCCCAGTCGTTGTTGATGCCCTCGATCATAAAGCTGCTTGCCTGCCGAAACTGCCCGTTCACATACGTTGAGAGGCTGTCCTGCGAGTTGTAAAACGACGAGTGCGGGCGAAAGGGCCTGGATGCGCCTGGCACGAGCCCCAGTAATCCCTGATAGTTGCGATTGAACGTCAAAGGCAGATTCTGGAGTGTTTTGGTTTCGATTTTTGTGCCAAGATCGGCGCGATCGGTTTGCAGAATGGCCGCTGAAGCGGAGATCGTAACCGATTCACTCACTGACCCCAGTTCAAGAGAGAAGTCGACGCGTACCGTGCTGTTCGCGTCCAGGCGAACGCCGGCCCGGCTCGCCTTCTTGAAACCCGAATGCTCCGCGTCGACGAGATACGTACCCGGATCGAGCAGGGGGAAGGAATAGTTGCCGGCATCGTTTGTCTTCGCTTCATGAGCGATGTTCGTGTTCGTCTCGGTCACCCTCACGGTGGTGTCAGCCGCCGGCGCGCCGGAACTGTCCTGGACGGTTCCAAGAATTGTCCCTTTGTCCGCCTGGCCAAACGCGGCGAGCGGATTGAGCAAGGTGAAAACGACTGAGGCCGCAGCGCACAACACGGCGCCTTTCAGGCAGCTTTGCATGTTTAATTGATACCCTCGTTGTTCCCGTTAAAGCCTTGCGAGACACTATATGCCAACCCAAGGTGTCTGAGCAAGTTGCGGCTACGGAATTGTGTCGTTAACATGCGATCTGTCCGGTCGAATTAACAAGTGATCTGTCCGCTTCTGAAAGACGGAAGCGGGGGCGCGAGTCTGGGTTGTGAACTCAGGCCGGGTGTACTCCGCTTCGGAGATGGAGCGGATGATGAAACTGCAGGATGTGCTGTTGAAGGCGATGGCGAAGAAGATTACGTGGTGGGCGGCTGCCGAGATCATCGGCATCAGCGACCGGACGATGCGGCGCTGGCGGGAGCGGTTCGAGGCAAACGGCTACGACGGTCTGATGGATCAGCGAAAGGGCAAGCCGGCCAGCCACAGGGTGGAAGTGAGGACGGTGGAGGAAGTTCTGCGGCTTTATCGCGAGGAATACAGCGATTTCAACGTCCGGCACTTTCACGAGAAGCTTGGCCAGAAACACGGTGTTCATCTGAGCTACACGTGGGTGTACAAGGCGTTGATCGGGGCCGGACTGGTGGGCAAGCGGAAGAAGCGCGCGCCGCACCGGCGGAGACGCGAACGGCGACCCTTGCCGGGGATGTTGCTGCACATCGATGGCAGCAAGCATCGCTGGTTTCAGGATGATCGCTGGTACGACCTGATCGTGATTCTGGATGACGCCACCAGCGAGATCTATTACGCGCAACTGGTGGAGGAGGAATCGACGCGAACGGTGATGGCGGCGCTGCGGGAGGTCGTGGAGAAGCAAGGTGTGTTTTGCGCGCTGTACAGTGACCGCGGGAGTCATTTCTTCGTGACGCCAAAGGCAGGAGAGCCTGTCGATAAGGGCCGTCTCACCCAGGTGGGACGCGCCATGAAGGAACTGGGCGTGCAGATGATCGCGGCCTACTCGCCGCAGGCGCGGGGCCGTTCGGAGAGGAGCTTCGGGACATGGCAGGGCCGGCTGCCGCAGGAGTTGCGGGTAGCGGGGATCACGAGCGTGGAGGAGGCCAATCACT
This DNA window, taken from Candidatus Angelobacter sp., encodes the following:
- a CDS encoding carboxypeptidase-like regulatory domain-containing protein, yielding MQSCLKGAVLCAAASVVFTLLNPLAAFGQADKGTILGTVQDSSGAPAADTTVRVTETNTNIAHEAKTNDAGNYSFPLLDPGTYLVDAEHSGFKKASRAGVRLDANSTVRVDFSLELGSVSESVTISASAAILQTDRADLGTKIETKTLQNLPLTFNRNYQGLLGLVPGASRPFRPHSSFYNSQDSLSTYVNGQFRQASSFMIEGINNDWDNGNLTVVVPSVEAIQTVDVTTSNYDAEFGRVTGAVTNVILRSGTNNWHGSAFAFNKVAALGAKNFFAVSKPPLVYNLFGATFSGPIRKNKTFFFADYQGLRDREPAAIGTLTIPSTPFRSGDLSAASTRIYDPATGS
- a CDS encoding ISNCY family transposase: MNSGRVYSASEMERMMKLQDVLLKAMAKKITWWAAAEIIGISDRTMRRWRERFEANGYDGLMDQRKGKPASHRVEVRTVEEVLRLYREEYSDFNVRHFHEKLGQKHGVHLSYTWVYKALIGAGLVGKRKKRAPHRRRRERRPLPGMLLHIDGSKHRWFQDDRWYDLIVILDDATSEIYYAQLVEEESTRTVMAALREVVEKQGVFCALYSDRGSHFFVTPKAGEPVDKGRLTQVGRAMKELGVQMIAAYSPQARGRSERSFGTWQGRLPQELRVAGITSVEEANHFLREQYIAEFNVRFTVKAAARGTAFRRCGRTDLDWIFTIQTERVVAKDNTVAIGARSWQIDKSRFRHTLAGCTVTIHEHLDASISIRYGPHVIGRFDANGERRGKVESRKQASHFPTATAATTALLPKPKTRAARAA